In Alteromonas mediterranea DE, a single genomic region encodes these proteins:
- a CDS encoding response regulator translates to MRILLVEDDRPLSDALALSLKNANYAVDCVYTGADAMTTLSIGQTDIVVLDLGLPDTDGLNVLKSIRKKNATLPVLILTARDKVSDKISGLDAGADDYLPKPFEIDELLARLRVLERRLGTASQTIITIKNVSLDTAHHTLTIDNETIHLPRRELMVLKALVENAGRVLSKNQLENKLYEWGEEVASNTIEVHVSHLRKKMPDNFIKTIRGVGYCISKSGE, encoded by the coding sequence ATGCGAATATTATTGGTTGAAGATGACAGGCCTTTATCTGATGCGTTAGCCTTGTCCCTTAAAAATGCAAACTATGCTGTTGACTGCGTTTATACAGGTGCAGACGCAATGACAACCCTTAGTATCGGGCAAACCGATATCGTTGTTCTTGATTTAGGCTTACCCGATACAGATGGTTTGAATGTGCTTAAATCGATACGCAAAAAGAATGCGACACTCCCGGTATTAATTCTTACTGCACGAGATAAAGTATCCGATAAAATCTCTGGGTTAGACGCAGGTGCTGATGATTATTTACCAAAACCGTTTGAAATTGATGAACTACTCGCCAGATTACGCGTTCTTGAACGCCGCCTAGGTACGGCTTCTCAAACAATTATTACGATTAAAAATGTGAGTCTTGATACCGCACACCACACGTTGACAATCGATAATGAGACCATCCACTTACCGAGACGCGAGCTTATGGTACTTAAAGCGCTTGTAGAAAATGCCGGGCGCGTATTGAGCAAAAATCAACTCGAAAACAAACTTTATGAATGGGGCGAAGAAGTAGCAAGTAACACAATAGAGGTTCATGTGAGTCATTTGCGAAAAAAAATGCCTGATAATTTTATCAAAACCATTCGCGGCGTGGGTTACTGTATATCTAAATCGGGAGAATGA
- the rplM gene encoding 50S ribosomal protein L13 → MKTFVAKPETVQRDWYVVDATDKTLGRLASEIALRLRGKHKPEYTPHVDTGDYIIVINAEKVAVTGRKAQDKMYYAHSGYPGGLKETNFEKLIAHKPEMVLEKAVKGMLPKGPLGRAMFRKMKVYAGAEHSHAAQQPQVLDI, encoded by the coding sequence ATGAAAACTTTTGTTGCTAAGCCAGAAACGGTACAACGTGACTGGTATGTGGTAGACGCCACAGACAAAACTCTAGGCCGTTTGGCTTCTGAAATCGCACTACGCCTTCGTGGTAAGCACAAGCCAGAGTACACGCCTCACGTGGACACTGGTGATTACATCATCGTAATCAATGCTGAAAAAGTTGCGGTAACAGGCCGTAAAGCGCAAGACAAAATGTACTATGCGCACTCTGGTTACCCAGGTGGTCTTAAAGAGACAAACTTCGAAAAACTAATTGCTCACAAGCCAGAAATGGTTCTTGAAAAAGCAGTTAAAGGCATGTTGCCAAAAGGCCCTCTAGGTCGCGCAATGTTCCGTAAAATGAAAGTTTACGCTGGTGCAGAACACTCTCACGCAGCACAGCAACCACAAGTTTTGGACATTTAA
- the rpsI gene encoding 30S ribosomal protein S9 yields MADTQYYGTGRRKSSTARVFLRPGTGSIKVNQRALDEYFGRETECMVVRQPLELVXMAEKFDVYVTVKXGGSNGQAGAIRHGLTRALMEYDEALRPALRKAGFVTRDARRVERKKVGLHKARKRPQFSKR; encoded by the coding sequence ATGGCAGATACTCAATACTACGGCACAGGCCGCCGCAAAAGTTCTACTGCTCGTGTGTTCCTACGTCCAGGCACAGGTAGCATTAAAGTAAACCAACGCGCTCTTGACGAGTACTTTGGTCGTGAAACAGAGTGCATGGTTGTTCGTCAGCCACTTGAACTTGTTGNAATGGCTGAAAAGTTTGACGTTTACGTCACTGTAAAANGTGGTGGTTCTAACGGTCAAGCGGGCGCAATCCGTCACGGTCTTACTCGTGCTCTTATGGAGTATGATGAAGCACTACGTCCAGCACTTCGTAAAGCTGGCTTCGTTACTCGTGACGCACGTCGCGTTGAACGTAAGAAAGTGGGTCTTCACAAAGCGCGTAAGCGTCCACAATTCTCAAAACGTTAA
- the petA gene encoding ubiquinol-cytochrome c reductase iron-sulfur subunit — MSNVSVDATESAHNENQPENNTRRRFLTVATSVVGGVGVVGAAVPFIASWNPSAKAKAAGADVEVDISGIEPGQLVRVMWRSKPVWIVRRTPEILEELGTHEDKLKDPNSEAEQQPTFAQNRFRSMKEEYLILVGICTHLGCSPQHLKDGAFEEVVEGVPDGFFCPCHGSKFDMAGRVFQNVPAPLNLVVPPYQFVDDNTVIIGSEAEVA, encoded by the coding sequence ATGAGCAATGTATCTGTAGATGCAACAGAGTCTGCACACAATGAAAACCAGCCAGAAAACAACACCCGTCGTCGGTTCTTGACCGTTGCCACGTCGGTAGTTGGTGGTGTAGGTGTCGTTGGTGCTGCTGTGCCTTTTATTGCGTCCTGGAATCCGAGCGCCAAAGCGAAAGCCGCCGGTGCTGACGTTGAAGTAGATATCAGCGGGATTGAGCCTGGACAGTTAGTACGTGTAATGTGGCGAAGCAAGCCTGTATGGATTGTACGTCGTACGCCAGAAATTCTTGAAGAATTAGGCACTCACGAAGATAAGCTGAAAGATCCTAACTCTGAAGCTGAGCAGCAACCTACTTTTGCTCAAAACCGTTTTCGCTCAATGAAAGAAGAATACCTGATTCTAGTGGGTATTTGTACGCACCTTGGTTGCTCTCCACAGCACCTTAAAGATGGCGCTTTCGAAGAAGTGGTTGAAGGCGTACCAGATGGTTTCTTCTGCCCGTGTCACGGGTCTAAGTTTGATATGGCAGGACGTGTATTCCAAAACGTACCGGCACCATTAAACCTAGTTGTGCCGCCTTATCAGTTCGTTGATGACAACACCGTTATCATCGGCTCAGAAGCGGAGGTTGCTTAA
- a CDS encoding cytochrome b — MNAFLGWIEERIPLMRVANMHALQYPAPKNMNFWYVFGFLATIVLVNQIVTGIWLTMNFVPSSEGAFASVEYIMREIDYGWIIRYMHSTGASAFFIVVYLHMFRGMIYGSYQKPRELLWVFGMFIYLALMAEAFMGYVLPWGQMSYWGAQVIVSLFGAIPVVGPDLVIWLQGDYVISGATLNRFFALHVIALPLVIVILVFLHIIALHEVGSNNPDGIAIKHKKGSLPESEKTKYEIHEYYTSKYDIADDVLPFFPHIVLKDLVAFCVFLALFTYVLFFAPEMGGKFLEHPNFEIANPLKTPAHIFPVWYFTPFYAILKAVPDKLFGVLAMFGAIAALFALPWVDRGRVKSWRYRCGLHKVNLIVFAIVFVFLGYLGGTPQENWKIIASQIATVMYFGFFIALFLYSKNENTKPVPERISKXKK; from the coding sequence ATGAATGCTTTCCTAGGTTGGATTGAAGAACGCATCCCATTGATGCGCGTTGCGAACATGCACGCCCTTCAATATCCTGCTCCAAAGAACATGAACTTTTGGTACGTGTTCGGTTTCCTAGCTACTATCGTTTTGGTAAACCAAATTGTTACTGGTATTTGGTTGACTATGAACTTCGTTCCATCTTCAGAAGGCGCGTTCGCTTCTGTTGAATACATCATGCGTGAGATCGACTACGGTTGGATCATCCGTTACATGCACAGTACTGGCGCATCGGCGTTCTTTATTGTGGTATATCTACACATGTTCCGCGGCATGATTTATGGTTCTTACCAAAAGCCTCGTGAGCTTCTATGGGTGTTTGGTATGTTTATCTACCTAGCGCTTATGGCAGAAGCATTCATGGGTTATGTACTGCCTTGGGGACAAATGTCTTACTGGGGTGCGCAGGTAATCGTATCACTGTTTGGTGCTATTCCTGTTGTAGGTCCTGACCTTGTTATCTGGCTTCAGGGTGACTACGTTATCTCTGGCGCTACGCTTAACCGTTTCTTCGCACTTCACGTAATTGCGCTGCCTCTGGTTATCGTTATTCTTGTGTTCCTTCACATCATCGCTCTTCACGAAGTGGGCTCTAACAACCCAGACGGTATTGCGATTAAGCACAAGAAAGGCTCACTGCCTGAGTCTGAGAAGACTAAATATGAAATTCACGAGTACTACACAAGCAAGTACGACATTGCTGATGACGTGTTACCGTTCTTCCCGCACATTGTTCTTAAAGACCTTGTGGCGTTCTGCGTGTTCTTAGCACTATTCACTTATGTGCTGTTCTTTGCCCCTGAAATGGGTGGTAAGTTCCTGGAACACCCTAACTTTGAAATTGCTAACCCGCTGAAGACTCCTGCGCACATTTTCCCTGTTTGGTACTTCACGCCGTTCTACGCCATTTTGAAAGCGGTACCTGATAAGCTGTTCGGTGTACTTGCCATGTTTGGTGCTATTGCTGCGCTATTTGCTCTGCCTTGGGTTGACCGTGGTCGCGTTAAATCATGGCGCTATCGCTGTGGCCTACACAAAGTAAACCTAATTGTGTTCGCTATCGTGTTTGTTTTCCTTGGTTACCTAGGTGGTACGCCGCAAGAAAACTGGAAAATCATTGCCTCGCAAATCGCAACAGTAATGTACTTCGGTTTCTTCATTGCACTGTTCCTATACAGCAAAAACGAAAATACTAAACCAGTGCCAGAGAGGATTTCTAAATGNAAAAAATGA
- a CDS encoding cytochrome c1: MXKMMCFLAFFLPGVALAAXGNVHLDKAPIDLTDXASLQRGAXLFMNYCLXCHSMKYQRYQRSXQDLGIPDELGQEYLQFTGEKVSDYITRAMPEEAAAGWFGAAPPDLTLVARVRGEDWIYTYLRSFYVDESRPFGVNNTVFPEVGMPHVLQPLQGTPTRTYEEQMVDGEMVKRYVGIKSDGTGAMSPDEYDQAVADIVNFLEYTGEPAKLESHKIGKWVLIFIAVLFVFVYLLKKEYWREVH; encoded by the coding sequence ATGNAAAAAATGATGTGCTTTTTAGCCTTCTTCCTACCTGGCGTAGCGCTTGCGGCANGCGGGAACGTACACCTAGATAAAGCCCCTATCGATTTAACCGATAANGCGTCTTTACAACGCGGTGCACNATTATTCATGAACTACTGCTTANGCTGTCACTCNATGAAGTATCAGCGCTATCAGCGTTCANTCCAAGACTTGGGTATTCCTGACGAACTAGGTCAAGAATACCTGCAGTTCACGGGTGAAAAAGTGTCTGACTACATCACTCGTGCAATGCCTGAAGAGGCGGCTGCTGGCTGGTTTGGTGCTGCTCCACCAGACCTAACGCTAGTGGCTCGTGTTCGTGGCGAAGACTGGATTTACACTTACCTGCGCTCTTTCTATGTTGACGAAAGCCGCCCATTTGGTGTGAACAACACAGTATTCCCAGAAGTAGGTATGCCACACGTACTTCAACCACTTCAAGGTACGCCAACACGTACTTATGAAGAGCAAATGGTTGATGGAGAGATGGTTAAGCGTTATGTAGGCATTAAGTCAGATGGTACTGGTGCAATGTCTCCTGATGAGTACGACCAAGCTGTTGCCGATATCGTGAACTTCCTTGAGTACACGGGTGAGCCTGCTAAGCTTGAATCTCACAAAATCGGTAAGTGGGTACTTATCTTTATCGCAGTATTGTTCGTATTTGTTTACTTACTGAAGAAAGAATACTGGCGAGAAGTGCACTAA
- the sspA gene encoding stringent starvation protein SspA, whose product MAVAANKRSIMTLFSDTIDIYSHQVRIVLAEKGVGVEISYTDPSNLSEDLLELNPYGTVPTLVDRELVLYKSHIIMEYLDERFPHPPLMPVYPVSRGQSRLMMHRIEQDWYSLAARIFRGEGDVEAARNELREALLSLAPVFGEMPYFMSEEFSLVDCYLAPLLWRLPALGIELNGAGSKEINAYMNRIFSRSSFKASLTDQEREIHNPL is encoded by the coding sequence ATGGCCGTAGCCGCGAATAAACGTTCTATTATGACGTTGTTCTCTGACACAATTGATATTTATAGCCACCAGGTGCGTATTGTGTTGGCAGAAAAAGGTGTGGGTGTTGAAATCAGCTACACAGATCCTAGCAATTTGTCTGAAGATCTGTTGGAGCTTAACCCTTACGGTACTGTTCCAACTCTAGTTGATCGCGAGCTTGTACTTTACAAGTCGCACATCATCATGGAATACCTTGATGAGCGTTTCCCTCATCCACCACTTATGCCGGTTTACCCAGTATCACGTGGTCAGAGCCGCCTTATGATGCACCGCATCGAGCAAGACTGGTACTCGCTTGCTGCCCGTATTTTCCGTGGCGAAGGTGATGTAGAAGCAGCACGTAATGAGCTGCGTGAAGCTTTGCTATCTCTTGCGCCTGTATTTGGTGAAATGCCTTACTTTATGAGCGAAGAGTTCAGCTTAGTTGATTGCTACCTTGCTCCGCTATTATGGCGTTTACCTGCACTAGGTATTGAACTAAATGGTGCTGGCAGCAAAGAAATTAACGCTTACATGAACCGTATTTTCTCTCGTAGTTCATTTAAAGCGTCTTTGACTGACCAAGAGCGTGAGATTCACAACCCGCTATGA
- a CDS encoding ClpXP protease specificity-enhancing factor codes for MTSMTSNQPYLLRAFYEWIVDNDLTPYIVVDATNELVEVPQEFVKDGQIVLNVSPSACVNFSLDLDGLSFQARFSGQPRRLSMPCEAVMAIYARENGAGTVFATEEDVARAQQERSEEPEDLSQPSGPTSLEDADASDVQDAPVPPKKGKPTLKVIK; via the coding sequence ATGACATCTATGACGTCAAACCAGCCCTATTTGCTTAGGGCTTTTTATGAGTGGATTGTTGATAACGACTTAACGCCGTACATTGTGGTAGATGCAACCAACGAGTTGGTTGAAGTGCCGCAGGAATTCGTTAAAGACGGTCAGATCGTTTTAAACGTATCGCCTAGTGCGTGTGTTAACTTTTCTCTTGATTTAGATGGCTTATCGTTTCAGGCACGCTTTTCTGGGCAACCTAGAAGATTAAGCATGCCATGTGAGGCGGTAATGGCCATTTACGCGCGAGAAAACGGCGCGGGTACTGTGTTCGCGACAGAAGAAGATGTAGCGCGTGCTCAGCAAGAGCGCAGTGAAGAGCCTGAAGACTTATCACAACCAAGCGGTCCAACCTCTTTAGAAGACGCTGACGCAAGTGACGTGCAAGACGCGCCTGTACCACCTAAAAAGGGTAAGCCTACCCTTAAAGTTATTAAATAG
- the mgtE gene encoding magnesium transporter, with product MAEALVSKYVQTQLRALNAALTNGQFVSVRKLLLELPPSDVAHILESSPSRTRDELWELIDSDFHGDILEELSDDVRNGIITKMLPANVVDALEEMDTDDLAETLSSLPEPVLADILDSMDAQDRLRAEQALSYGEETAGFIMNTDTITLRPDVTVDVVLRYIRLKGELPENTDTFYVVNRTDNLVGIVPVARLLTAETDNKVSEVMDEESEAIPVNMPDDEVASLFERYNWLSAPVVDENNRLVGRITIDDVVDIIREDAEHSMMSMAGLDDDEDTFAPVMQSTKRRSVWLAVNLVTALMAAMVSDLFEAALSQLAVLAILNTIVPSMGGVAGNQTLTLVIRGMALGHVNASNSRWLISKEIAIGFLNGAIWAILIASVIALWKQDYMLGIIIAFAMMINMIAAALAGATLPMIMKRLKIDPALAGSVILTTITDVVGIFAFLGTATLFLI from the coding sequence ATGGCAGAAGCGCTTGTTTCTAAATACGTACAAACCCAGTTACGCGCCCTTAATGCCGCGTTGACTAACGGTCAGTTTGTCTCAGTACGTAAGCTTCTGCTTGAACTTCCCCCTTCTGATGTCGCCCACATACTGGAATCGAGCCCGAGTAGAACCCGTGACGAATTATGGGAACTCATTGATAGCGACTTTCACGGCGACATCTTAGAGGAACTGTCTGATGATGTACGAAACGGTATTATTACCAAGATGCTTCCGGCCAATGTGGTTGATGCACTTGAAGAGATGGACACCGACGACTTAGCCGAAACGCTAAGCAGCCTGCCAGAGCCCGTTCTTGCCGACATTCTCGACTCAATGGATGCGCAAGACCGTTTACGTGCAGAACAAGCCCTATCTTATGGTGAAGAGACCGCTGGTTTCATCATGAACACAGATACCATCACCTTACGACCTGACGTCACGGTTGATGTGGTACTGCGCTATATTCGATTGAAAGGGGAGCTTCCGGAAAACACCGATACCTTTTACGTAGTTAACCGAACCGATAACTTGGTTGGTATTGTTCCTGTAGCGCGTTTACTGACCGCTGAAACCGATAATAAGGTATCAGAAGTCATGGATGAAGAGTCGGAAGCCATTCCGGTAAATATGCCTGATGACGAAGTCGCCAGTCTGTTCGAGCGCTATAACTGGCTATCAGCGCCAGTGGTTGATGAAAACAACCGGCTGGTGGGCCGAATTACCATTGATGACGTGGTAGATATCATTCGCGAAGACGCCGAACACTCGATGATGAGTATGGCGGGTCTAGATGACGACGAAGATACTTTTGCCCCCGTCATGCAAAGTACTAAGCGCAGATCGGTATGGTTGGCAGTAAACCTTGTTACTGCGCTAATGGCTGCAATGGTAAGTGACTTATTTGAAGCGGCGCTAAGTCAATTAGCGGTATTAGCTATTTTGAACACTATTGTGCCAAGCATGGGCGGCGTAGCAGGAAACCAGACCCTAACCCTTGTTATTCGCGGTATGGCGTTAGGTCACGTTAATGCCAGTAACTCGCGCTGGCTGATCAGTAAAGAAATCGCGATAGGCTTTTTAAATGGCGCTATATGGGCTATTTTAATTGCCTCTGTCATTGCGCTCTGGAAACAAGATTACATGCTGGGCATTATCATTGCGTTTGCCATGATGATAAACATGATTGCTGCGGCGTTAGCGGGCGCAACATTACCGATGATCATGAAGCGTCTTAAAATAGACCCGGCACTAGCAGGTAGCGTTATCTTAACCACTATTACCGATGTAGTCGGTATTTTCGCCTTCCTAGGTACGGCAACTTTATTTTTAATTTGA
- a CDS encoding HPr family phosphocarrier protein, which produces MTIKKTLTIVNKLGLHARAATQLVKLANQFDAKIILKKGDKEADASSVLGLMMLESHQGEQVDVIVDGNDDVDALAAIEELIEGKFNEDE; this is translated from the coding sequence ATGACAATTAAAAAAACGCTAACCATCGTAAATAAGCTGGGATTACATGCAAGAGCAGCGACCCAATTAGTGAAGCTTGCCAATCAGTTCGACGCCAAAATTATTTTAAAGAAAGGCGATAAAGAGGCTGACGCCAGCAGCGTTCTTGGTTTAATGATGCTGGAAAGCCATCAAGGTGAACAAGTAGATGTTATTGTAGATGGAAACGATGATGTTGACGCCCTTGCTGCCATTGAAGAGCTCATAGAAGGTAAGTTTAACGAAGACGAATAG